From a single Endozoicomonas euniceicola genomic region:
- a CDS encoding RNA-guided endonuclease InsQ/TnpB family protein: protein MLRATKVRIYPTSEQAEFLDRQFDAVRFVWNKALAIKVHYYKARGQSLSPKKHLKPLLAKAKKSRKYSWLKNADSIALQQATINLDTAFQNFFNPKLQARFPRFKKKHGKQSSYHCTSVSVGDNGIKIPKRKPIRAKVHREIVGKVKSITLSRTLTGKYFASILADDTQEQPKQIDNLEANQVVGVDMGITDLAITSTGHKTGNPRFLKKAQRNLKRKQQALSRCKKGSKGRHKARLLVAKAHERVAFARNDFQHKLSKQLIDENQAVIVETLKVKNMLKNKRLARSIADAGWHSLITKLEYKAKQEGKHLVKIDQWFASSKTCSVCDLKQEKMPLRIRSWECSCGAIHDRDINAARNIKKQGILKLKAEGLSVSADGGLRKSGRLSVAA from the coding sequence AGGCGGAATTTCTCGACCGTCAGTTTGATGCTGTGCGGTTCGTATGGAACAAGGCCCTGGCTATTAAGGTTCATTATTACAAGGCTCGTGGGCAGAGCCTTTCTCCCAAAAAACACCTGAAGCCCTTGCTGGCAAAAGCCAAGAAAAGCCGAAAGTACTCATGGCTGAAAAACGCTGACTCTATTGCACTGCAACAGGCCACTATCAATCTGGATACGGCCTTTCAAAACTTTTTCAATCCCAAATTGCAGGCAAGATTTCCTCGCTTCAAGAAAAAGCATGGCAAGCAAAGTAGCTACCATTGTACGTCTGTCTCTGTGGGCGATAACGGGATAAAAATCCCCAAGCGCAAGCCCATAAGGGCTAAAGTGCATCGTGAAATAGTGGGTAAGGTGAAGTCTATCACCCTGAGCAGAACGCTAACCGGCAAGTATTTTGCCTCCATATTGGCTGATGATACCCAGGAACAACCAAAACAGATTGATAATCTTGAAGCTAATCAGGTTGTCGGTGTTGATATGGGGATTACTGATCTGGCTATCACCAGTACCGGCCATAAGACTGGCAATCCTCGCTTTCTGAAAAAAGCACAACGTAACCTGAAAAGAAAACAACAGGCTCTATCTCGCTGCAAGAAAGGCTCAAAAGGTAGGCACAAAGCCCGTTTATTGGTGGCAAAGGCGCATGAGCGTGTAGCCTTTGCCCGTAATGATTTTCAGCATAAGCTATCAAAACAACTCATCGACGAAAACCAAGCGGTGATTGTGGAGACACTGAAAGTTAAAAACATGCTCAAGAACAAGCGTCTTGCTCGTTCTATTGCTGATGCTGGCTGGCACTCACTGATAACCAAACTCGAATACAAGGCAAAGCAGGAAGGTAAACATCTGGTGAAGATAGACCAGTGGTTTGCATCCTCTAAAACTTGCTCAGTCTGCGATTTGAAACAGGAAAAAATGCCATTGAGAATCCGATCATGGGAGTGTAGCTGTGGTGCTATCCATGACCGGGATATTAATGCAGCTCGCAATATCAAGAAGCAAGGCATATTGAAATTAAAGGCGGAAGGACTGTCCGTTTCTGCTGATGGAGGCTTGCGTAAATCCGGCAGATTGTCGGTTGCTGCCTAA